In a single window of the Halanaerobiaceae bacterium ANBcell28 genome:
- a CDS encoding AbrB/MazE/SpoVT family DNA-binding domain-containing protein, whose product MKSIKLRKVGNSFGFTVPKELIEKYNLKEGEELHVIENNDGFTITPYNPEFENWANAFDKTNKKYKNTLKELSK is encoded by the coding sequence GTGAAATCTATTAAATTGCGTAAGGTCGGAAATAGTTTTGGGTTTACTGTTCCAAAAGAACTTATTGAAAAATATAATCTCAAAGAAGGCGAGGAATTACATGTTATAGAAAACAATGATGGCTTTACTATAACACCATATAATCCTGAATTTGAAAATTGGGCTAATGCTTTTGACAAAACTAACAAAAAATATAAAAACACTTTAAAGGAATTATCTAAATGA
- a CDS encoding type II toxin-antitoxin system death-on-curing family toxin, producing the protein MKNIIFVPKELILYFYDQLIQTYGGTYGIRDEKLLDSALEQAKATYEGNYLHDTLMKMAAAYGYHLCNNHPFVDGNKRIALVAMDVFLQRNGFEIVASEKETYKIMIQLSSGTLSKNELTTWLEYNTSPLSD; encoded by the coding sequence ATGAAAAACATTATATTCGTTCCTAAAGAACTTATTCTCTATTTCTATGATCAACTTATACAAACCTATGGTGGGACATATGGAATAAGAGATGAAAAATTACTAGATTCTGCACTTGAACAAGCAAAAGCTACTTATGAAGGTAATTATCTGCATGATACTTTAATGAAAATGGCAGCAGCGTATGGATACCACTTATGTAATAACCATCCATTCGTAGATGGAAATAAAAGAATCGCTCTTGTAGCTATGGATGTTTTCCTCCAGAGAAATGGTTTTGAAATTGTTGCTTCAGAAAAAGAAACTTACAAGATAATGATACAACTATCATCAGGTACATTATCAAAAAATGAGTTAACTACCTGGCTTGAATATAATACTTCTCCTTTATCAGATTAA
- a CDS encoding GNAT family N-acetyltransferase, giving the protein MGIIYNDKKKDLPSEQLHRLFVSVSWSDGSETPDLIKKYNVPFINSTLVISAWEDECLVGAVRVLSDKIFRSIIYDLLVLPDFQNKGIGKELVKRCIEHFPNSEWLVQTTKEISSYYEKNGFKVNNDVFLHIPCKLFS; this is encoded by the coding sequence ATGGGAATTATTTATAATGACAAGAAAAAAGATTTACCATCTGAACAGTTACATAGATTGTTTGTATCTGTAAGTTGGTCAGATGGTTCAGAAACTCCAGATTTGATAAAAAAATATAATGTTCCGTTTATTAATTCTACTCTTGTAATTTCAGCGTGGGAAGATGAATGCTTGGTTGGAGCAGTGCGTGTATTGAGTGATAAAATATTTAGGTCTATAATATATGATTTACTTGTATTACCTGACTTTCAAAACAAAGGAATAGGTAAAGAATTAGTAAAACGCTGTATTGAGCACTTTCCAAACTCGGAATGGTTAGTTCAAACAACAAAAGAAATATCAAGTTATTACGAGAAAAACGGCTTTAAGGTCAATAATGATGTATTTTTACATATTCCATGTAAATTATTTTCCTAA